The following nucleotide sequence is from Pangasianodon hypophthalmus isolate fPanHyp1 chromosome 8, fPanHyp1.pri, whole genome shotgun sequence.
GTTATGCAGAGTTAGAGAGATAATAAGAGAAAATGATCTGCTGGCTTGTTATGTGGGATTTTGTTACGCTGCTGATGAATAAAGTTGGAGCTCAGTCTGACGTCTTTAAcaacatttttgaaaacaacaaacactaGAAATATGGAACTGTGACCATTTAACAGCAGCCAGTGTGCAAGTTTGGATTGACAGTACGTTTAAAATTCCTGAAACATGTcgaaatgtgtgtttatgtgatcCTCTGTGAGATATGGGAggggaagtgggcggagcttgtgGAGAACTTTGTCCTAGTTCTGAAAAACAAGTGGGGTATAAATAGGACGAGGTTGAGGCGTGTTTTTATTGATCTCAGACGACTGGAGAGAAAATCTGCACTGACCGAAGActtctggagaaaaaaacaacacgtAAGACTGGATACTGttcttttactcattttaaaccttttcttatatttattataaaataaacagtgtgtaggtattaataattaacatcaGAGGTATTCTAGTGTTAATGTTGTTGTGTTAATGGTGTTGAGTGTTAAATCACTGgaacagctgtataaataatatttacttaataattcatctgtttttatgtattatataaccTGAGAATAACAGTgtggatgaaaaataaatttaaatacatatttttttattttcttgcatCTAAAATATATGTGAAATATACATCATACCAAATATCATCATtaccatgtattttttttgtaaagcatGTAgtgtgcaataataataataataataataataataataataataatattcttatttattcaacaacaagctgaaattaaatctgattttttttttttcacctcgtTAACTCGTGTCTTTATTCAGGTTCACTAAAGTGCAGAGCTTTTTTTATTACGCCACTTTAGAATTGTGGGTGggacagaaaaataataaccaaTCATTTAATGTCATGTTGTACCTCCCCTCCCCGAGCCGCTCATGAGTACAAACATCGTCCTCGGATTCGAGTCACCATCTGCGTCACCTCTAACGTAAATACGAGCTCACTCCTGCGATGAAACTTTAGGTTTTCTCCCTCTAGCTCCGCCTCTTGTGTTAGCAGGTTTTCATCTGACTCCGCCTCCATGCTGATTTGGAGCTAAGCAGTCCTCCATATTGGACTTCGCGCTAGTGTCTCTTTGGaaatgcacatttttcacaATCCTGATGAATAAACCCAAAGTCCCGCCCACCCAAACATGCCGAACCTttaacgatagacctgcgattaaagaaaagTACTACATCctgcttacatcatcaatcagcGCGCTCGTGCAGAAAACggctctcataaacacacattctgAGGTAATGAGATtgtttctgtccattagcatgtttcatttacGTGTCTCCATCGCCGctactgtatctgtagctgttcCTCGACTTCgctgtcctcctattggtggattttagacgagcGCAGTAACTCACACTCTGAGAGTTTAATCACAAATTTCTCACACTGAGACAACTTCATGCATCACATTATGCGTTTTAAAACCGCGAGCTCGGCTAACATCCAAAGAATTTCTTTATGGTGAGTGAATTTTCTCGCAACATCGGCTCCAGAAATCATGCAGTGTAAAGCTGGCTGTAGGTACggatctacagtatccaggcgAGACTTTAATaattccgtgtgtgtgtgtgttgtagacggagtgtgtgttggtggggaGGAGCGATGTGGAGGTCTCTCGGCCTCGCCCTGCTGGCCGCCCTGCTGGTGGGCTGTAGGGCTGAGAGTGAGACGGACGGAGCGAGATGTAAACCCGCGGCCGTGTGGAAGATCGGCGATGTGGAGCCGCTGAAGGACAGCCTGGGCCGAGTGACCGTGGTGGCCTTCCTCCAGGCCAGCTGATTGTTCTGCTTGTCGCAGGCAGccaggtctctctctcacacacacacacacacactcacacatagaTGTCTCCACACATTAACAGTGCTATAATAAGTAAACGTGCCTCGTGTCCTCAACTCAGAGGTCAGATTGGGAAACGTGTTCTTGGCCTGGTGTCATGTTTACTGGTGTTGATTTCCCTGCAGACTGGACGAGCTGCGCCAGAAGCTGCAGGATGCAGGCTTCGTAAACATCACGTACATGGTGGTGAACAGCCAGGATGAAAACTCACTCCGTCTTCACAGTCTGCTGGAGAAGAAACTCTCAGATAACATTGCTCTGTACAAGCAGAACCCTGAAGATCCTGACGTGTGGAGCATAGCCAAGGTTGAGAAGGATGACTTCCAGATCTATGACAGGTTCGCTTCTCTTATTAGCCACTTATTTTAAGAAGCCTGAGGTTATGTTCCTGGAGCTCGTAGCTTCAGGTTTAGCATGGGATAAActgcatgtttaaataaatcCCGATTGGACTGTTTTTAGATGTGGACATCTCACACATCACCTGTCTCTGCCGTATACGATCCTGAGCCAGCCGCATGTGGAGGACGCCATCAGAAACACCTACTGCACCGCCGTGTGTGGAGACTGCCAGCAGGAGGTAAACCGTCACtacactcatccacacacacttctgactAACACACATGACAGCAGGAAACACAACTCCGAGGTGGATGGAGGATCcagtttatttatcattcatCTGTCCCAtttaaagacacgcccatctgtcagatttaaagacacgcccatctgtccctTTTCTGATGTTTGCAGTTTGGTTTATTAACTCAGTGTGTTTGAATTTCAGCACTCTGATGACCTGGAGGCATGTAACAGGACCAAGGAGGAGAAAACAGAGGAGGAAACaccaaaaacagaagaagaggatcaccatcatcatcaccaccatggTGGTCATCACCATGGTGGTCATCACCACGGACATCATCACCACGGACATCATCACCATGGTGGTCATCACCATGGACATCATCACCATGGAGGTCATCACCATGGCCACCATCCCCATGGAGGTCATCACCATGGCCACCAACCCCATGATGGTGGAGAGAGGCATAGTCACAGTGGCTCAGACCACCAACATGGCCATGAGGGCCAAGTCATTGTAGGGCAGGTCCAAAGAGG
It contains:
- the selenop gene encoding selenoprotein Pa isoform X1; translated protein: MWRSLGLALLAALLVGCRAESETDGARCKPAAVWKIGDVEPLKDSLGRVTVVAFLQASULFCLSQAARLDELRQKLQDAGFVNITYMVVNSQDENSLRLHSLLEKKLSDNIALYKQNPEDPDVWSIAKVEKDDFQIYDRCGHLTHHLSLPYTILSQPHVEDAIRNTYCTAVCGDCQQEHSDDLEACNRTKEEKTEEETPKTEEEDHHHHHHHGGHHHGGHHHGHHHHGHHHHGGHHHGHHHHGGHHHGHHPHGGHHHGHQPHDGGERHSHSGSDHQHGHEGQVIVGQVQRGSVDLGEVQRRQFDLGQAHVGQIDLGQVGIRQVDLEHVADDVGNQQVMRHPUASRUKFPFTCQQGALSDPSSUCUHURRLIGQHVNERPIURCDEPLAAPCLUHGHTADQNNIRETUQURPAHSGDUQPAQPVUAUPAGISQ
- the selenop gene encoding selenoprotein Pa isoform X4; translated protein: MWRSLGLALLAALLVGCRAESETDGARCKPAAVWKIGDVEPLKDSLGRVTVVAFLQASULFCLSQAARLDELRQKLQDAGFVNITYMVVNSQDENSLRLHSLLEKKLSDNIALYKQNPEDPDVWSIAKVEKDDFQIYDRCGHLTHHLSLPYTILSQPHVEDAIRNTYCTAVCGDCQQEHSDDLEACNRTKEEKTEEETPKTEEEDHHHHHHHGGHHHGHHHHGGHHHGHHHHGGHHHGHQPHDGGERHSHSGSDHQHGHEGQVIVGQVQRGSVDLGEVQRRQFDLGQAHVGQIDLGQVGIRQVDLEHVADDVGNQQVMRHPUASRUKFPFTCQQGALSDPSSUCUHURRLIGQHVNERPIURCDEPLAAPCLUHGHTADQNNIRETUQURPAHSGDUQPAQPVUAUPAGISQ
- the selenop gene encoding selenoprotein Pa isoform X3, which encodes MWRSLGLALLAALLVGCRAESETDGARCKPAAVWKIGDVEPLKDSLGRVTVVAFLQASULFCLSQAARLDELRQKLQDAGFVNITYMVVNSQDENSLRLHSLLEKKLSDNIALYKQNPEDPDVWSIAKVEKDDFQIYDRCGHLTHHLSLPYTILSQPHVEDAIRNTYCTAVCGDCQQEHSDDLEACNRTKEEKTEEETPKTEEEDHHHHHHHGGHHHGHHHHGGHHHGHHHHGGHHHGHHPHGGHHHGHQPHDGGERHSHSGSDHQHGHEGQVIVGQVQRGSVDLGEVQRRQFDLGQAHVGQIDLGQVGIRQVDLEHVADDVGNQQVMRHPUASRUKFPFTCQQGALSDPSSUCUHURRLIGQHVNERPIURCDEPLAAPCLUHGHTADQNNIRETUQURPAHSGDUQPAQPVUAUPAGISQ
- the selenop gene encoding selenoprotein Pa isoform X2; the protein is MWRSLGLALLAALLVGCRAESETDGARCKPAAVWKIGDVEPLKDSLGRVTVVAFLQASULFCLSQAARLDELRQKLQDAGFVNITYMVVNSQDENSLRLHSLLEKKLSDNIALYKQNPEDPDVWSIAKVEKDDFQIYDRCGHLTHHLSLPYTILSQPHVEDAIRNTYCTAVCGDCQQEHSDDLEACNRTKEEKTEEETPKTEEEDHHHHHHHGGHHHGGHHHGHHHHGHHHHGGHHHGHHHHGGHHHGHQPHDGGERHSHSGSDHQHGHEGQVIVGQVQRGSVDLGEVQRRQFDLGQAHVGQIDLGQVGIRQVDLEHVADDVGNQQVMRHPUASRUKFPFTCQQGALSDPSSUCUHURRLIGQHVNERPIURCDEPLAAPCLUHGHTADQNNIRETUQURPAHSGDUQPAQPVUAUPAGISQ